One region of Triticum aestivum cultivar Chinese Spring chromosome 6B, IWGSC CS RefSeq v2.1, whole genome shotgun sequence genomic DNA includes:
- the LOC123136925 gene encoding AP-1 complex subunit beta-1 isoform X1, whose product MFGMRACGAAASWVVGWMGTDAHLYDDPEAVAIPALLDSHFNVDKVDALKRLLALIAQGVDVAHLFPQVVKNIVAQSLEVKNLVYLYLLHHTETTMEILCSESKTKLKDFSMAAVGPLYRASSRCRTGS is encoded by the exons ATGTTCGGGATGCGGGCATGCGGCGCAGCGGCGTCGTGGGTGGTGGGGTGGATGGGCACGGATGCGCACCTGTACGACGACCCGGAGGCCGTCGCCATCCCGGCGCTGCTCGACTCCCACTTCAACGTCGACAAGGTCGACGCGCTCAAGCGCCTCCTCGCCCTCATCGCCCAGGGGGTCGACGTCGCACACCTCTTCCCCCAG GTGGTGAAGAACATTGTGGCACAGTCGCTCGAGGTCAAGAATCTCGTCTACCTCTACCTGCTCCACCACACCGAGAC GACAATGGAAATCCTTTGTTCGGAGAGCAAAACCAAGTTGAA GGATTTTAGCATGGCTGCTGTTGGCCCTTTGTACCGTGCCAGTTCAAGGTGTCGGACTGGTTCCTGA
- the LOC123136925 gene encoding AP-3 complex subunit beta isoform X2: MFGMRACGAAASWVVGWMGTDAHLYDDPEAVAIPALLDSHFNVDKVDALKRLLALIAQGVDVAHLFPQVVKNIVAQSLEVKNLVYLYLLHHTETDFSMAAVGPLYRASSRCRTGS, translated from the exons ATGTTCGGGATGCGGGCATGCGGCGCAGCGGCGTCGTGGGTGGTGGGGTGGATGGGCACGGATGCGCACCTGTACGACGACCCGGAGGCCGTCGCCATCCCGGCGCTGCTCGACTCCCACTTCAACGTCGACAAGGTCGACGCGCTCAAGCGCCTCCTCGCCCTCATCGCCCAGGGGGTCGACGTCGCACACCTCTTCCCCCAG GTGGTGAAGAACATTGTGGCACAGTCGCTCGAGGTCAAGAATCTCGTCTACCTCTACCTGCTCCACCACACCGAGAC GGATTTTAGCATGGCTGCTGTTGGCCCTTTGTACCGTGCCAGTTCAAGGTGTCGGACTGGTTCCTGA
- the LOC123136925 gene encoding AP-3 complex subunit beta isoform X3 produces MFGMRACGAAASWVVGWMGTDAHLYDDPEAVAIPALLDSHFNVDKVDALKRLLALIAQGVDVAHLFPQVVKNIVAQSLEVKNLVYLYLLHHTETTMEILCSESKTKLK; encoded by the exons ATGTTCGGGATGCGGGCATGCGGCGCAGCGGCGTCGTGGGTGGTGGGGTGGATGGGCACGGATGCGCACCTGTACGACGACCCGGAGGCCGTCGCCATCCCGGCGCTGCTCGACTCCCACTTCAACGTCGACAAGGTCGACGCGCTCAAGCGCCTCCTCGCCCTCATCGCCCAGGGGGTCGACGTCGCACACCTCTTCCCCCAG GTGGTGAAGAACATTGTGGCACAGTCGCTCGAGGTCAAGAATCTCGTCTACCTCTACCTGCTCCACCACACCGAGAC GACAATGGAAATCCTTTGTTCGGAGAGCAAAACCAAGTTGAAGTGA